A genomic stretch from Flavobacterium nitratireducens includes:
- a CDS encoding GNAT family N-acetyltransferase — translation MNRIEITKISLEQLVQLQEIGRKTFAETFASTNSEENMKTYLESGFSTDKLTAELQNPASEFYFATLNEVVIGYLKINSGQAQTEVQEGKALEIERIYVLQDFHGKKVGQLLYEKAIQIAKNKKVAFVWLGVWEENHRAIQFYTKNGFVAFDQHIFRLGDDEQTDIMMKLVL, via the coding sequence ATGAATCGTATTGAAATTACCAAAATATCCCTTGAACAATTAGTTCAATTACAAGAAATAGGACGCAAAACCTTTGCAGAAACCTTTGCTTCTACTAACTCAGAAGAGAATATGAAAACGTATTTAGAAAGTGGTTTTTCTACTGATAAACTCACTGCCGAATTACAAAATCCAGCATCTGAATTCTATTTTGCCACACTAAACGAGGTGGTCATTGGTTACCTAAAAATTAACTCTGGACAGGCACAAACAGAAGTACAAGAAGGCAAAGCCCTTGAAATAGAGCGTATTTATGTTTTGCAAGACTTCCACGGAAAAAAAGTAGGACAATTGCTGTACGAAAAAGCCATTCAAATCGCTAAAAACAAAAAAGTAGCCTTTGTATGGTTAGGCGTTTGGGAAGAAAATCACCGAGCCATTCAGTTTTACACCAAAAACGGATTTGTGGCTTTTGACCAACATATCTTTAGACTTGGCGACGACGAGCAAACGGATATTATGATGAAATTAGTTTTGTAG